The window CAGAACACAATCAGCTGAATAACCCTTGGCTTAGTGAGTGCGTTGTACTGTTTAAAAAGGGGGCCAATGTTCATTTGTGACTTTGTTTGGATAATGTCGCTCAAGGGCAAGTTGCGGAACTCAATGTGAGTCTAAAAATTTTCAGGAAGTAAGTTTTTAGTAATGTTCTACCGAGGCAAGCTTGGCATGCGCAAAGCGCTTTGCGCTTTATTCGCCAAGAGCCAACTATGTATAATATTTGATTTATATCAACCACAACTAATTTTTTCAGAATGCGTCCCATGAGTTTCAAATCTTTTGCCATTGCGGCAGCTTTGTTCGCGGGCATGGCTGGCCAAATGTCAGTCGCGCAAGACCTTAAGGGTGATGTTCAGGCTGGAGAGAAAAAAATTGCCATGTGCATTGGTTGCCATGGCATCGTTGGCTACCAAGCCAGCTTTCCATCCGTCTACAAAGTGCCCATGATTTCTGGACAAGGCGCCAAGTACATTGCCAATGCTCTGAATGCATACAAATCTGGCGAGCGCAAGCACCCCACCATGCGCAGTGTTGCTTTGGGTTTGACACCTCAAGATGTGGCTGATGTTTCGGCTTACTACGAATTGCATGGCAACACCTTGCCAGCGCCCGATCAAATTGCCCCTGCACCCGCAAAAGTTGCTGAATTGTTGACCAAAGGCGGTTGTGCTGGTTGCCACGGTGCCAATTACAGCAAGCCCACCACGCCCGATTTCCCCAAGCTGGCCGGTCAGCACAAAGACTACTTGTACATGGCACTGAAATCTTACAAAGAAGAAGGCTCTAGCACTTGGGGTCGCAACAATGCCGTCATGGGTGGTGTTGCAAAGCAATATTCATTGGCTGAGCTGAAAATGATTGCAGATTATTTGGGTAGCCAGCAAGGGGAACTGAAAGTTGTTCCTCAGTCCAAGTTCCGTTGATACCAGTTGGTCATCTACAGCACTGTTTTTCGAGGATATAAAGTGAAAAAATTGAGCCAACATTGGAAAAAAATTGCCAAAGCCAGCGCGCTTGCCTTGGCTGGTTTGACAACTTCTGCCTTCGCAACCAAAGATTTGCCCGGCGGTCCTGCTGTCAATCAACTGAATTTGCACGTACCTGCAACCAAGTTGGCGGCAGAGCAAGGTAACTTGCACATGTTCATGATGGCCATTTGCTTGGCCATCTTTGTGGTGGTTTTTGGAGTGATGTTCTATTCCATCTTGAAGCACCGCAAATCATTGGGTCACAAACCTGCTCACTTTCACGAGTCGGTCAAAGTTGAAATTGCTTGGACCCTGGCGCCTTTCATCATTGTGATTTTCATGGCCATTCCCGCCACCAAAACAGTGATTGCGCAAAAAGACACTTCCAATGCTGACCTCACCATCAAGGCCACAGGCCATCAGTGGCGTTGGGGTTATGACTACATCAAAGGCGAAGGCGAGGGCATCTCCTTCATTTCATCCTTGGACAATTCACACCGCATCTTGTCAAACGCAGGTGCTAAGGGTGACATGCCCGATGATTACCTCTTGAAAGTCGACAATCCCTTGGTTGTTCCTGTTGGCAAAAAGATTCGCATCATCACAACAGCTTCCGACGTGATTCACGCATTTGCCGTGCCTTCATTCGGTATCAAGCAAGATGCTATTCCAGGCTTTGTACGCGACACCCATTTCTTGGCTGAGCGCACAGGCATGTTCTATGGCCAGTGCCAAGAGTTGTGCGGTAAAGAGCACGCTTACATGCCTATCAATGTGCAAGTTCTGTCCGAGGCTGATTACTCAGCTTGGGTCCAAAAGAAAAAGGCTGAAGCAGCTCCTGCTGCAGCCAAGAATGAAGCCGCTCCAGCTGCGCAAGTAGCCCAAGCGCCTGTTTCTGAAAAGAAGTGATTGAGTTGAAAGACTGAGGTAAACCATGAGTTCCATTTCCCATTCTGACGGCGGCTTTGTCGATTCACACGGTCACGATGACCACGATCATCACCCCCACGGCTGGCGCCGTTGGGTCTACGCGACCAATCACAAAGACATTGGTACTTTGTACCTGTTGTTTGCTTTCACCATGTTGATGTTGGGCGGCGTTTTGGCTTTGCTCATCCGCGCCGAGTTGTTCCAACCTGGCTTGCAAATCGTCAACCCCGAGTTGTTCAATCAATTGACCACCATGCACGGTTTGATCATGGTGTTCGGCGCCATCATGCCGGCCTTCGTGGGCTTTGCAAACTGGATGATTCCTTTGCAAATTGGCGCATCCGACATGGCCTTTGCCCGCATGAATAACTTCAGCTTCTGGCTGATGATTCCTGCTGCATTGATGTTGTCTTCTACATTCTTCATGCCGGGTGGCGCACCTGCTGCTGGCTGGACGCTGTATGCACCGCTCACCATGCAAATGGGCCCCTCCATGGACGTTGCAATTTTTGCATTGCACATCCTGGGCGCTTCTTCCATCATGGGTTCGATCAACATCATCGTCACCATCTTGAACATGCGCGCACCTGACATGCCGCTGATGAAGATGCCTATGTTCGTTTGGACATGGCTCATCACGGCTTTCTTGTTGATCGCTGTGATGCCAGTGTTGGCCGGTGTGATTACCATGACGCTCACAGACCGTCACTTTGGTACCACCTTCTTCAATCCTGCGGCAGGCGGTGACCCCGTTATGTTCCAGCACATTTTCTGGTTCTTCGGTCACCCCGAGGTGTACATCATGATCTTGCCAGCCTTCGGCATCGTCAGCCAGATCATCCCTGCGTTCGCACGTAAAAAGTTGTTCGGCTACTCTTCAATGGTTTACGCCACCGCTTCTATTGCGATTCTGTCCTTCATCGTGTGGGCTCACCACATGTACACCACTGGCATGCCAGTGACTGGTCAGTTGTTCTTCATGTACGCCACCATGTTGATTTCAGTGCCTACCGGCGTGAAAGTGTTCAACTGGGTTGCCACCATGTGGAGAGGCTCCATGACGTTTGAAACCCCCATGCTGTTTGCTGTGGGCTTCATCTTCGTGTTCACCATGGGTGGTTTCACAGGTTTGATCTTGTCCATGGCGCCTATCGATTTGCAATTGCAAGACGGTTACTACGTTGTGGCCCACTTCCACTATGTGTTGGTGGCGGGTTCCTTGTTTGCCATGTTCGCTGGTGCCTACTACTGGCTGCCTAAGTGGTCTGGTGTGATGTACAACGAAGCACGCGGTAAGTTGCACTTCTGGTGGACTCTGATTGCGTTCAACATCACATTCTTCCCCATGCACTTCTTGGGCTTGGCCGGTATGCCACGTCGCTATGCCGACTACCCCATGCAGTTTGCTGACTTCAATGCCATTGCATCGGTTGGCGCGTTCTTCTTCGGTTTTGCGCAGGTTTATTTCTTCTTCTTCATCGTCTTGCCTTGCATGCTCGGTAAAGGTGAAAAAGCTGCTCAACAACCTTGGGACGGTGCGGAAGGTTTGGAGTGGGAAGTGCCTTCACCAGCCCCACATCACACTTACGAAACACCGCCCAAGCTGAATGCTGACGCCAACAAGGTCATTGGTTAATTCCAAACCTTTCTAACAGTAAAACCAACATGCAAACCAACTTTCAGTTGATGCGTAAGCTCCTCATGGTGAGCTTGGGCATGTTTGCATTTGGTTACATGTTGGTGCCCCTCTACGAAGCTTTTTGTGAGTGGACGGGTTCCAATGTGTTGTCACTGAGCGAGCGCGAGTCTAAAAACTCCATGAATGGTCGAGCGGGCTTGCCCCTCAATACGCAGGTAGACACCTCTAGAACCATTTCAGTGGAATTTGACACCAACGTTCGGGGGCCCTGGAACTTTGCCCCTATGACGCGCTCATTGAATGTGCATCCTGGCGAGCTGGTCACGGTGATGTTTGAATTTCAGAACATTCAAAATCGCACCATGTCAGCGCAAGCCATTCCAAGTTATGCCCCGCAACAGGCGGCGTCTTACTTCAACAAAGTCGAGTGTTTCTGTTTCAATCAGTACACCCTGGCGCCCGGAGAAAAGAAGCTTTGGCCTGTGACTTTTTACATCAACCCCAAAATGTCCAAAGACGTGAAGACCATCACTTTGTCTTACACATTTTTTGAGGTAGGTTCTAGCGTATGAGCAATCTTGAGCAAGCCCCTAAGGCAAGCCCATCATTACTACGCGCTTTTGTCATGGTTGCATGGTCCTTCTTTGGCATTCGCAAAGGTTCTGAGCACCGTCAAGATCTCTTGACTGTCAAACCTCTGCAAATTGTCATCGTTGGCATTATTTGTGGTTTATTGTTTGTTTCGTTTTTGGCCTTCGTGGTCAACTTTGTCACGAGTTAAGTAGGAGAAGAGTTATGAGTGCCAATTCGCACGCCAACGCCCCACATTACTATGTGCCGGCCCCATCCAGGCACCCTGCCATGGCATCTTTGGGTTTGTTTTTCGTCATCATGGGCGCAAGCCAATTGGTGAACGACAGTCCTTGGGGTAAGTATGCTTTGTTGATGGGCATGGTCATTTGGTTGACCACCTTGTACCAATGGTTTGGTGATGCCATCGACGAAAGCCTGCATGGTCAATACGGTGCGCGCATCGACAAGTCCTTCCGCTGGAGCATGAGCTGGTTCATCTTCTCCGAAGTGATGTTTTTTGCGGCCTTTTTTGGCGCTTTGTGGTGGTCACGCATTCACGCTGTTCCCAATTTGGGCGGCGAAGCTAACAGCCTTCTTTGGCCTGGATTTACAGCGGACTGGCCTAGCATGGTCGCCGGCGCAACAGCCTCTCCAGCCAAGATCATTGAAGAATTCAAAACTGTCGGTCCCTTCTGGTTGCCAACCATCAACACGGCTTTGTTGTTGACTTCGGGTGTCACTATGACCATTGCGCATCATGCGTTGCGTGAAAACAATCGCGGCAAAACCATCGCATTCATGTGGATGACGGTTTTACTGGGCGTGATCTTCTTGCTGTGCCAAGGTTACGAATATGCTCACGCCTATTCAGACCTCAACTTGAAGCTGTCTTCTGGTATCTATGGTTCTACGTTCTACATGTTGACTGGCTTTCACGGTTTCCACGTGTTCGTGGGCATGTTGATGTTGCTCGTCATTACATTGCGTTTGCAAAAAGGTCACTTCACAGCGGACAGCCACTTCGGTTTTGAAGGTGCTGCTTGGTACTGGCACTTTGTGGACGTGGTGTGGTTGGGCCTGTACATCGTGGTGTACTGGTTCTAAGCAGAATTCAATTAAAAAAGCCCCTTCAAGGGGCTTTTTTTATGCGCCGACTGGGATGCCGGTGGGTTGGATCCAACCCATGACGTACGAGAAGATGATGGTCAAAAATAGAAAGACCGAGATGCCGATGCGCCACGTTAAAGCATTGGCCATCCGTTTGGCCTTGTCTTGCTCATCGGGCCCGCCGCGAACCATGAACAAACCAGCTGCAAGCAAGCTGCCAATAATGCCAACCAAGGCAATGATGATCCAATATTTCATCCTGCTATTATCCTTTCAAATGGCCAGCACCTTTCAAACATTCTGATGAGCACTTCGAACATGACTTCTGAAAGGGCAAATTTTGGGATGTTCTCAAAAACTTGGTTTGTCATCCTGCTGGCAACATTGTTGGTCTCTGGCATCACAGCCAAGCTAGGCTTTTGGCAATTGGGTCGTGCACAAACCAAAGAAGCACTGAATGCCATCACAGTGGCACGCCAATTAGAGCCTGCTTTGCGTAACGACGACTGGGCTTCTGGGGTCGTGCCCGAAGATTGGATGCAAAGAAGTGCAGATCTGGATGGGCAATGGTTGCCTCAATTCACGGTCTACCTCGACAACCGCAGCATGAAGTCGCAAACAGGGTTCTTTGTCCTCACGCCTTTTCAATTGAGCAGTGGTCCTGTTTTGTTGGTGCAAAGGGGTTGGGTTGCCCGTGATCGTGCGCGCAGTGATTTTTTGCCGCCCGTTCCAACACCTCAAGGCAAAGTCACCCTTCAAGGACGGGTTGTTCCTTCACCATCTAAATTGATGGAGTTGAGCGCACCTGCCCCCGTTCAAGAAGGGTTTAATCTGCTCAGGCAAAATATCGATTTACAAGAGTTTGGTCTTGAGACAAAACTCCCAATGCTTGCAACACTTCAGCAAACAAACGACGCATCCGATGGTTTGCTCCGCGAATGGCCAAAATCCATTTCGGGTGCCGATAAAAATCGCGGTTATGCGTTTCAATGGTTTGCTTTGTCTGCTTTAACCCTCATTCTCTTTGCTTGGTTCCAAGTCTGGAAAAAACGAAAACATGTCTGATCCCAAATCGCCTGATGACTTGAAGCCAATTGGTTTGACGGTCTACGATCTACCGCAACCCACATCCAGTTCATTGTCTGAATCCTCGCGGACGCGGGGAGGGCGTTTGTACATGATGTTGGTGCTATTGGCATGCGCTGCACCTGTTGTTTTGTCTTATTTAACTTACTACGTCATCCGTCCTGAAGGACGTGTGCACCACGG is drawn from Limnohabitans sp. 103DPR2 and contains these coding sequences:
- a CDS encoding c-type cytochrome, which codes for MRPMSFKSFAIAAALFAGMAGQMSVAQDLKGDVQAGEKKIAMCIGCHGIVGYQASFPSVYKVPMISGQGAKYIANALNAYKSGERKHPTMRSVALGLTPQDVADVSAYYELHGNTLPAPDQIAPAPAKVAELLTKGGCAGCHGANYSKPTTPDFPKLAGQHKDYLYMALKSYKEEGSSTWGRNNAVMGGVAKQYSLAELKMIADYLGSQQGELKVVPQSKFR
- the ctaD gene encoding cytochrome c oxidase subunit I codes for the protein MSSISHSDGGFVDSHGHDDHDHHPHGWRRWVYATNHKDIGTLYLLFAFTMLMLGGVLALLIRAELFQPGLQIVNPELFNQLTTMHGLIMVFGAIMPAFVGFANWMIPLQIGASDMAFARMNNFSFWLMIPAALMLSSTFFMPGGAPAAGWTLYAPLTMQMGPSMDVAIFALHILGASSIMGSINIIVTILNMRAPDMPLMKMPMFVWTWLITAFLLIAVMPVLAGVITMTLTDRHFGTTFFNPAAGGDPVMFQHIFWFFGHPEVYIMILPAFGIVSQIIPAFARKKLFGYSSMVYATASIAILSFIVWAHHMYTTGMPVTGQLFFMYATMLISVPTGVKVFNWVATMWRGSMTFETPMLFAVGFIFVFTMGGFTGLILSMAPIDLQLQDGYYVVAHFHYVLVAGSLFAMFAGAYYWLPKWSGVMYNEARGKLHFWWTLIAFNITFFPMHFLGLAGMPRRYADYPMQFADFNAIASVGAFFFGFAQVYFFFFIVLPCMLGKGEKAAQQPWDGAEGLEWEVPSPAPHHTYETPPKLNADANKVIG
- a CDS encoding cytochrome c oxidase assembly protein; this translates as MPNLSNSKTNMQTNFQLMRKLLMVSLGMFAFGYMLVPLYEAFCEWTGSNVLSLSERESKNSMNGRAGLPLNTQVDTSRTISVEFDTNVRGPWNFAPMTRSLNVHPGELVTVMFEFQNIQNRTMSAQAIPSYAPQQAASYFNKVECFCFNQYTLAPGEKKLWPVTFYINPKMSKDVKTITLSYTFFEVGSSV
- a CDS encoding DUF2970 domain-containing protein, whose protein sequence is MSNLEQAPKASPSLLRAFVMVAWSFFGIRKGSEHRQDLLTVKPLQIVIVGIICGLLFVSFLAFVVNFVTS
- a CDS encoding cytochrome c oxidase subunit 3 → MSANSHANAPHYYVPAPSRHPAMASLGLFFVIMGASQLVNDSPWGKYALLMGMVIWLTTLYQWFGDAIDESLHGQYGARIDKSFRWSMSWFIFSEVMFFAAFFGALWWSRIHAVPNLGGEANSLLWPGFTADWPSMVAGATASPAKIIEEFKTVGPFWLPTINTALLLTSGVTMTIAHHALRENNRGKTIAFMWMTVLLGVIFLLCQGYEYAHAYSDLNLKLSSGIYGSTFYMLTGFHGFHVFVGMLMLLVITLRLQKGHFTADSHFGFEGAAWYWHFVDVVWLGLYIVVYWF
- a CDS encoding twin transmembrane helix small protein, translating into MKYWIIIALVGIIGSLLAAGLFMVRGGPDEQDKAKRMANALTWRIGISVFLFLTIIFSYVMGWIQPTGIPVGA
- a CDS encoding SURF1 family protein; this translates as MFSKTWFVILLATLLVSGITAKLGFWQLGRAQTKEALNAITVARQLEPALRNDDWASGVVPEDWMQRSADLDGQWLPQFTVYLDNRSMKSQTGFFVLTPFQLSSGPVLLVQRGWVARDRARSDFLPPVPTPQGKVTLQGRVVPSPSKLMELSAPAPVQEGFNLLRQNIDLQEFGLETKLPMLATLQQTNDASDGLLREWPKSISGADKNRGYAFQWFALSALTLILFAWFQVWKKRKHV